The nucleotide window ATgacaaatgaatttgccacaggttaacttcactcaaaatgagctaaatttcaactgtcccagagaagggtacgaatacttatgcaatggaatcatttaagttttttatttttaataaatttgcaaagatgataaaaatgtgtttttttgctttgctattaTGGTGTACAgactgtagattgatgtgggaaaaaaagcaattttttaagcagtttaacataaggtagcaacatttaaaaaaaaatgaatgaaaaatatgaatacttttgcaaggcccTGTACATTGATTAAACCGTAAGATTATAACTTCAGTTATAAGTCAGACTCTCTGACTATTAGGCTACAACTGCCTAATGGTTATACATGACTGGTAGCACATTCTCCTGTAGTACAATACTGTAAACAGCAGGTGCCTGATCTTCCTCAAATCCACAAAAACGTGGGTCAAGCATACAAGCATCCCTTCTACTCTATGGCTGGGTTTGCATTCTTCAGGCTCATGCTGCTTAGCACACTGTAAATATTGTCACATGTTTATTGTATTCCAGTTCTCAGGGCCACAGTATGCTCCATGACGCCTGAGTGTTTGAAGTCTAAACCCAGCACCCCACATTCTGCTTCCTTTATGATCATATGTGTGCTATTAAACTTGAGTGGCCCCAGGAACTGCAGCCAGCCTGGTGGAGGCTGTGCAGCACACATGCAAACCGCATCTTACTGAAGTATGACAACATTAACTATTATGCGAGATATGAAAAGCAAAAATTGGCGTTCTCAATATGCAATTTTAAAAGACAGATTAGATAACCGGTATCTAGCTGCGTGCCGTGCTGGGTCAGTGGGTTTTTTGTGTCTGGATATACCTAGACGGGATGTGTCTGGCTTTGTGCTTATGTACTTCCTGGCTCGAGTGGGTGCGTTTCTCTGTGTGTGGTGGCCCGTGTCTGGCTCGACCTGTGTGGCTCCACATGGGTGGCCAGACAGCACACACGAAAACAGCAACTTACCCATCCTCCTTGCTGTCTGATCCAGGCAGAAATGTTTTCCTTGATAAACTGTAAAACCCAGCTAATGATCCTCTTGATAATTTCAAAGTGGTTCTGAGTCAGAGCCTAAAGGAATGAAAGGTAATTATGTTTTAATACATCTACATTATTCATAAGAATAAGCATTGCTTATTAAATTTGACCCTATCAAAATTCATTAAGACTTTGCATGGATGGAGCTTTAAATTTCAATACCACAACACTTTGATTGAAGAATAAATGGTGAGACAATATGTTTACATTTTCCATTAAAATATTGAAAGATGAAATCAGAGTTTTACCTGGTAAATAAGCCTATACGCAAGGTGAAACAAGGCCACCACACGTCCCCAGTTAATGCCATCCTCGAAGATGCTCCTGGCCACAGTCATAAAGACATCCTGAGCGCAATTTGCTTGCACAGTGCTGATGAGactgtgagggggaaaaaaatgttGTATGTTATGGGCTTCAAACTGTtctatgatttttgagatccatcttttcacactgatgacaactgagggactcatatgcaatgattacagaaggttcaaatgctcactgatgctttagtaggaaacatgatgcattaggggctgttcacatgtagcgtcttttgcgcgctcaagttcattatttcaaatgtagacgcgcggcttgcacGCGCATAAAGGAAAGCGACGCAATGCGACgtgctcgttttttccaggcgcacccgcgccgcatcgagataaaaacatctcaacttttcagaatgccgcaagcgcaccgcaggtcatgtgacatgacatgaaccaaccaatcagcttcctcacgtttttccgttacattgaaacctacATACAGTTGTTGGAAAGAgttccaatacacaaaaatgctgaaaaaccacagaatttgtgggacttaaaggatttttctgaagaacagagggcggtttaactgttcaggacaaactgttcaggactcatgaacaactatcactaaccaaaaaaaaaaaaaaaaaaaaaaaatcattcagctaacaacagagtattaagaatcaagcgtatgtaaacttttgaatggggtcatttttataaattcaactattattttcttttgtagactatatgtatgtcttttatgtgaaatatcttattcaggtcagtagtaaataaataaaaaaaacatgcattttgtatgatccctcttattttggaaaaataataaagattttgcagattctgcaaggtgtatgtaaacttttgacttctagtctaaaacttttgacttctaGACTAGTAATATACTGGGTAGTCAGGTTTTGAGATTTCACACTGTTGCTTTGTAAACCTTGTCTTAATGTTCTAATTTGCTTATTTATAAGGTATATAACAATTATAGGACAATAAATAACAGCTAATCTTTCTGCACaatacagctaaaaaaaaaaaatcacttagtTTCGGCCCACCAGTTAATGCATTCATCTTCACTGTTCAACTTTTACCTCAAACTGAAACTAAACCCAGCATGGAAATTTCTACACACATGCATATTTAATGAGGTAAGGACAGAGGGCGTTTATAATTGGTCGTCTTTTGCTAAACAACCCACAACACAACTGTGTTCTACACTGTATTACTGTGTAGTACTGTAATTTGGGGTTAACTTTGCAAAAGTGGTGCTAAACTTGGTCTGGAGCAGGGCTATCTTGAACCCGAGTTTAAAAATATGATAACCCAGGATTAAGTGCAGTGCAAAAAATGTTGCCCTCATGTAAAAATTCCTTAAAGTTTGGTGTGCGAGACGGCTTCTATGACTAATGTCTAGCCTAAAAACACTCACAGATTTCTGCAATCATTTAGTGTCAGTCATCAGTCCTTTGTTCCTCATTAAAGAAAAAGAATACttgtttaaacatgtttaaaatgattactcagaagagacagagacACTTAATAAAAagctgtttctgttttttttttaaatcacatgaCCAGTCGAATATTACTTCCTTTATCTTGCTAAACTCAATTTTTCTTAGAATGGCTTAATCATAGCTGGCTAAATAGAGAATTTCTACAATAGCATTTGTAACTGAAAACCTTTGCTTTTGCATTCATGCTGCCAAGTGTCAGCTTAAGTCCCAGACAAATGTGCAATATACAAAAacgcatttttaaataaaatcttatGTAAACTGTTGTCTTAAAAACACAGACTCTTTCAGTTTCtatttcacaataaataaataaatagataaaaacgTGTTTCCAAAAAAGACCCACAGGGCCAACTAGGGAGCCTCAGCAAGCTTATAAAGGGGGCCATAGGatgaattaaattgatcaaaattatagttattttaaaaacaaattaaattgtaattttatttttaaaaatataatgccAATCAAACACATAAAAGCAACATGTTAACTATTTTAAACattctaaatatattaatatatatattaatatattgaaatatatattattatatacatacatttttatatataatatatttaaatatattaatatatctaaatatattatatgatagttgttgatgagtcacttgtttgtcctgaaaccaccaacgttcttcagaaaaatctttcaagtCTCAATTTTTGAGACAAATtgaaatacacataaatgctgaaaaaccaaagaatttgtaagaccttaattatttttctgaagaacagcaggcagtttaattgttcaggacaaacaatatATTGTCATATATTGTCGACAAAATCAGCCtctgtcaattaaaaaaaagatacTTTGAAAACAAACAACTTTGTCATAACTCCAGAAGAACATACTGCAAAAAACTAAATAGCTTATATGAGGGGCTTTTGAATATTTTGTATAAATGGGAGGCCTTAAAatcaaaaaggttgagaaccactaaaTTAGATACTTAAGTTGGGTTTTCTCTCTTATCACAAGACCTCATAATCATAAAAAGACAagtaagctgaaataaaataaataaaaaaaacttactgttgaAGTTCAGCATTCTTGTTAAGGTCATCGGCTATCTTCAAAAGTTGATCTACCACCTCTTTGATTTGAGGATCTTCTGCATCCTGAGGTCTTCCTCCTAGATCCTCATGGCTCACACGCATGGAAGGATCCTCTACAGTAACTCGTTCAATAACATACCTTCATGTGAAACCAAAGCACAGTGAAGAAATGCATTCATTCACAGTTCACACAAATTCAAGCTTATGAAATATAACACATGGATAGCCTACATAAAATTGAGGATTTCATGAATTTACCCTCTTAGTAAAACGGCACCCTGTTCAATGATCGGATCATCCATGACATCTGAAAATAAGTAGAAAAAGCATTGTGAGTTCGTGTGATTAATACGTATTACTGATTAAAGGACTATAAAAGTGTACAAGGTTAAAGTACAGGAAGCAATCTTTGTATTCCTGGGCGTGACAATGGGGTCAGTGGGTATTTTACATGTGGTGAAAAACTTCCTGTTTTGATACTGGCTGGTTTACAAGTAAGGTCATGACACAGGTTTATGAGAAAGCTTGCGGTGTAGTTAAGTATCCTATTGTTGATGAATTTTTTTATTCTCACTTCTGTTTTTCTGTCTTCTTGTCAACATCTTGGTTAAGAAGGTTGTTTGTTTAATCTTAATctggaaaaatatatttaaagtgtgtttttattttaaacaacaacCTTGTTTTAAGGCTTATTTGCCAATAGTTTCTGAATGCTGTTAAAGTGTCTGAATGTGAATTTCTTCTAGTGGGTGTTTTGTTTGTGAAGGAATTCGTTTTGAATGATTCTTTTGATTAAACTAGCTTGTTCTTCACTGTCCGACTATAAAACGAGACGATAGCATTCAAGTATGGAATGTAAAGGAGAATTTGATTGGTTGGGCTGACTTTACGTTTTTGACAGATTTGGGTAAAATTCTTATGTCTTTAACACTTATGTCATTATGTTCAAAACATTAtgtaaaaatttacatttttagggTGGTCTACCAATAAAATCCAACCTCATGGTTCAGTTTTAATGTGAGGCAAAATGTAAGTAACCATTTAATATATGACAACCGTTTTAAAACAGAAATGCTAAACGACTGACTGTAATATTCAGAGATGCAAAATACTCaacttttttaatgaaaataaacttTCACACGTTGGAAaaaatacacttccagtcaaaagatttAATCAGGAAGACTTCCTcgtctgctcaacaagcctgcatttatttgatccaaaatatagcaaaaccagtaatattgtgaaataattttactctTTACAAtatctttattatattttaaaatgtaatttattccaaagctaaattttcagccttcagtgtcacctgATCCATCAGAAATGCTGAATTGCtgaaattctaatatgctgatttgctgttcaagaaacatttattattattattattattaatatttaagacttgagtttgttttttcaggattctttgatgaacaaaaagaTTCAAGGataaacatttatctgaaataaaataagtcgttttttggggaaagaaattgtagaaattaatacttttatttagcaagaatgctttatattgctcaaaagtgatgataaagacatttataatgttacaaaatatttctaattttagataaatgctgttcttctgaactttctattcattaaaagaaacctgacaaaaatcttttcaacataataataataataaatatttttgagcagcagtTCAGAAtgctagaatgatttctgaagggtcatgtgactggagtaataatgctaaaaattcagctttgaaatcaaagtaataaattacattttaaaatatattcaaatagaaagctgttgttttaaatagtaaaaaatattttgaaattgtactgtttttgctgtactttggatcaaataaatgcaggtttggtgagcagacgagacttaaaaaacattaaaaatcctactgtttgaaaacttctgactgggagtgtatataaatatacattttcgaaaaatttaaaaatgatgaAATTCTGGTTCTTTTACTGTTATATTTATATTCTCTCTATGTTTTGACTctcattatattttaataatttaaaagatGAGACAGTAAAAGATACTCGCTTTTCTTCTGGCGCAATGGTGAGGTCACTAAACAAATTATTAGTTTAGAGACCAAAAAACATCTCAAAAAAACCCGCACTATTGTTGACAGGCCTCGCACGCCCCAACATACGTCAGACATGCTTAGTATGACATAACAACTGAAACGGAaatgattataatattaaaaaccaGACATAGTGAACTACTTAAACTAAAATATCACCATATACAATCATCGTAATAGCAACTGTAACAGTTAATGGTTATCTCTACGAAGACGTTTAGAAGAAAGAGTCTTCAATACTAGTTAGTCAAGTCACAGTCGAAGAACGGTGTGACGTCACGCCGAGTGCAAAGAGCTTGAAATGGATGCCTAGCTCACAGAAGTCACTCTAATTCGTTTAAAAGTTGTACCTAATCTTACCTTCGCCACCTGTAGCCCCCTTCAACTCTTTATCGTCTGTCCTCTGTCCATCGTTCGCATCCGCCATGGTTTTAGTTAGCACAAACACCGGCGGCCCAAGTGATAGCTTTGCTAACTAACTTAGCCGGACCAGCCTAACAATTTCTGAATCCGCTAAATTCACAGTTTTCAAACAAATACAACATAATCTAGTCAAGTTGTCGACGCGCGTGGTTATATGTCTTCCCCAGGAGCACCATTAGAATGATAAAAGCATGATATGCAAGTAAAAAAGTTGTCGATGAGCTTTAAAAAGAGCTCCACCAATCCATAGGAACGCTTTAAACCTGGAAATAACGCGGAAATGGAGAGGCAACAGCCGCCAAATGCATTGATATGTAAGTGCAGATTCGCTGTGCCAAGAATGAACCACAAGCATGCACCCGCTATATGACTTATTATACAAACCAatcaa belongs to Garra rufa chromosome 3, GarRuf1.0, whole genome shotgun sequence and includes:
- the LOC141331814 gene encoding apoptosis regulator BAX, with protein sequence MADANDGQRTDDKELKGATGGEDVMDDPIIEQGAVLLRGYVIERVTVEDPSMRVSHEDLGGRPQDAEDPQIKEVVDQLLKIADDLNKNAELQHLISTVQANCAQDVFMTVARSIFEDGINWGRVVALFHLAYRLIYQALTQNHFEIIKRIISWVLQFIKENISAWIRQQGGWEGIFHSVSRWRTVSVVAAMAFIVAVVYWRRTR